GCGGACTCCACTTGACCGTTAGTTTGCGGCCTGGATACTGAACTGAATCTGATTTGGATGTTAAATTTGTCGCAGTACTCGATAGTGTTCTTGCTGACGAACTGCCTTCCATTATCTGTTATGATCACCCGGGGGATGCCGTACCTTGTGATGATATTTCTccatataaactgacagacCTGTTTGTCCGTGATTGAACTAAGGGCTTCCGCTTCTAcatattttgtgaaataatcaatggccacaatgatgaatttgcgttgccctTTTGCCGGAGGGAAGGGACCAAGGAGGTCCATGCCCCACTTGTCGAAAGGCAAGACGGCTTGTATGGCAGTCAAGTAATTAGAcggcttccttcctatctttgaaTGGTATTGGCATTCAGGACATCTCTTGATCAAGTATTCCGCGTCTTCTCGgagtgagggccaataatatccacttCTCAGGACTTTCCCGATGACAGTTCGCACTCCCTGATGTATACCGCATCCTCCTTCATGTATTTCGCGaaggatatagtttccttcttcaggggatacacatttcaggagggggtgtgtatacgacttcttgtagagcgttccttcgtggagttcgaaccatctTGCTTTCTTCTGGAGCATATTGGCCTGGCTTTTATCTTGGGGAAGCGTCTGATTTCGCAAATATTCGATGTACGGTTCCATCCATGTATCTGATCTGTCGATGGTGTTgaccatgaagttgatgctgggattaggaagtacttcccagataatgtctcgagccgcggatgtttctgCTGAGCTGGCCAGTTTTGCTAGGGAATCAGCTTGTGCGTTCTGGGATCTTGGAATGTGCTCCAATGTGAACTTgtcgaatttttgaacaaattctTTCACCTGCTGCAAATACATCTTCATGCTATCATCCTTTGCTTCGAATTCTCCGTTGACTTGTCCCACGATCAATTGGGAGTCAGAGAAAGCGGACAAGTTTTTCGCTCCCGCTTCGTAGCAAATTCTCAATCCCATCAATAATGCTTCATATTCTGCCTCGTTGTTAGATGCTGCGAACTCGAACCTGACTgctctttccatacggacccccgCGGAAGACATGATGAGGAGTCCAGCTCCACTAGCTGATTGTGTTgaggacccatctacatacaacttccacTTCTGATTGGGTTCAGGATGACAGGGGAAGGTACTTTCAGCAATGAAATCAGCCAGAGCTTGAGCTTTGATTGCCGTTCGAGGCTCGTATTCGATACCGAAATCCgctagctggtttgcccaatctgtgacgcggcttgacttgttttttccttccagtatctttttcaaaggttgatcagtccggaTGATGATCTGATGGGATTGAAAGTAGGGCTTCAATTTTCTGCTTGCCATAACGATTGTGAATATGACTTTTTCGACTTCGCCGTAGTTTCCCTCAGAGCCGCGGAATGCATGACTTACGTAGTATACGGGAAActgtttcttttccctttccgcaACCAGTACTCCGGATAACGAATACTCGGAGACAGAAACATATAGGACTAGTTTCTCCCCTTTGATGGGAGAAACTAGTTTCGGTAATGTGGACGGGTGTTCTTTGATTTGGCGAAAGGactcttctgcttctgctgtccactcgaacttctgttgttttattgtCTTAAAGAAGGGGGAACATTTATCCGCAGACTTGGAAAGGAATCTTCCGAGAGCGGCTATGCACCCCGTGAGtttttgtacttcttttactGAGGTGGGGGATCTCATGTTTTGTAAGGCCTGGATCTTATCGGGATTTGCTTCAATGCCCCGCTCGTCTACCAGAAAGCCGAGGCACTTACCTCCGGTAACTCCAAACACGCACTTGTCGGGATTAAGCTTCATTTGGTGTTTTTGAAGGGTAAGGAAGGTTTCTCGTAAGTCCGCGGCGTGCTGACTTGCTTGTTTGCTCTTTGTgatcatatcatccacatatacttctaaattccgtccaatctgagattggaagaccttgttgaccatCCTCTGATAAGTTGCTCCCGCGTTTTTTAATCCGAAGGGCATGACCTTGTAGCAATAGACCCCTGTGCTagtaatgaaggccgtgtgaGGTTGATCTTCGGTGGCCAATGGGATCTGATGATAGCCGGCGttggcatccatgaagcttaatAATGCATGGCCTGCCGTAGAGTCGACCAGACGATCTATCTTTGGAAGTGGATAATCGTCTTTGGGGCATGCCTTATTCAGGTCCGTGAAGTCGACACACATCCTCCATTTACCATTTGGTTTTTTTACCAGAACAACGTTGGATAGCCACTCTGAGTATTGGCATTCTTTGATAAATCCGGCTCTCAATAACTTCTCAACTTCCTCCTTTGCGGCCTCAGTCCGctctcttccttgatgtcgTAGCTTTTGTTTCACGGGTTTATGGCCTGGTTTgatgtcaagtttatgacacgcgacactggtagggatgccaggcatttcttccgtgcaaaaagcaaagacgtcgcggaaTTCAGCAATGGTGGCCACTATGTCCTGCTTGACCGTGTcaggaagatctttccctatcTTGATTTGTTTCCCCTTGAACATATCTActtcctcgtatcgttctatgGGGCGGGACCTTTCATGCGTGTTGGGATTTTCCCTGTATACGCTCATGTCAGCGGGGACCTTGTCTTCCCTCTTTCTTTTTGCAGGTGTCTCGGAAGACCTGCGCTTCAGGGTGTTAACGAGGCATTGGCGAGCCGTCACCTGGTCTCCTTTCAGAATGCCAACTTGCCCGTTATCTGTTTCGAATTGCAGCAGGAGTTGATGGGGAAAGATGGCTGCCTTGATCTTGTTAATGAGTGGGAGCCCCATGATGGCATTGTAGGGAAAGTTGAGATCTACCACTGTGAACCGTATGGGCATGGTACGGCTTTCATTTTTCTCCCCTACTcgtacggggagaatgatcgttcccaacggaatgacctgactccctccaaacccaatcagtGGTTTGTCTAGGGGTTGCAAGTGCTTCTCCTCGAACTTCATCTTTCTCAAGCATTCCATTGTAAtaagatcagccgtgcttcccgtatctaccagcacccgtctgactttcatttgcccgatTTTAAGAGTGACTACCAGGGGGTCGGTATGGGGTTGTTGCAGCGGCTGGGAAGTCGTGGCATCGAACTTCATGACCGGTCCTTTAGATGCGGCCATGGGAGGTCCTTTCAGCAAAGTGTGGACGCTGTTTTTTGCCGCGCGGATAGTGGGATATTCCTCAGTGTAtcccccaaaaatcatgttgatagttccttggGTGTCGGAACTTTCGCGTCTGGCTTCGTTCCTCTTGGGGGATCGGCGTTTTTGTTGCCATGGCctcctttctccttctcttccaGCATCATAATCTCTCCTGTTGATGAACCTGGACAGTTTTCCCTCGTCAGCCAACTGATGCAAGATGCGCTTTAGTTCGCGGCATTGTGCCAGAGTATGGCCATGTTCTTTGTGGTagtcacaccacagattatagTTGCGCCTATTAGAGGGGGTGGTAACAGGAGGTGGAGCCGGCAATTGATCTCGAACAGCGAAGAAAATGTCCCTCCTGTTTCGATTGAACATTGGGTCGTTGCCTCCATCCCCCAGATTCCGCGTCCTAGTCTCCCCTCCTGCTACATATACCTGTCTGgctcgtggaggtcccatatcAGATGGTGGGCCaggacgacgcggcatgtaattCTTCCCCCTCGGAGAATGTTCCTCTCTACGTCGTGAGGATTGAAGAGAGGATCCGGCTTCCTTCTTTTCGGATTTACGCCGTTTCGGGTCATGGGCCTGACATATCTCCGAGGCCGTGACgtagctttggcattgtttcatGGCCTCTGCATACGTTTTTACTTGACTttcaaccaactggaacttcagccgttgagccttcattccgttgattagggcgtttaGCGCAACTGACTCCTCCAAATCAGTTACTTCCAGCACTGCCTCATGGAATTTCTTGAGATAAGAGGATATGGATTCTCCTTCCAACTGAGTGACACTAAgcaggtggaagtttgatttctcctgccttttTGAGGCTACAAAATGGCCCAAGAACTTGTCCTCTAGTTGGGCAAACTTGTGGATGCTTCCTccgggaagggaggtgtaccatgtcaaagctactcctgtaagagtagttggaaagAACTTACACCATAACGATGAGTTGGTGGTGTATAACAGCATAAGATTCTTATACGCCGTCATGTGCTCCTGTGGGCATGACGTGCCATCGAAAGCAGCCATGTTTGGTACCTTTATTTTCCCGGGATTAGGAGTATTTAGTATCTCCATGGCCAGGGGGGAGACTAATGATATGGGTTCTTCGGGGAGGACACTCTTGGtggcctcattccgcggcatggtGGCGGAAATGAGGGGGCGGCTAGAACCAGCGAGTTCCGCCTTCTTTctttcctcccttcttttatCTAGCAGGGACTGGACGCTCTCGGACGCTTTTCGTTTTTTGCTCTCTAGGAAAGTTCGAGCATCTGGAGTGGCGGTTTTGGAGTCGCCATCTCGTGTATCTGTGGTGCCAGGGTGTGGATAAGTCTTGGACCTTTCCCGCCTATTCTTGTTGCGTCTGCTGgagtgggaagtcctcgagttccctTCTTGAGATTCATGGGATTTTGGTATCTCAGGATGGGGCTCGATTCGTTCCTTCAGGTTTTTTATCTGTGCAGCCATATCTTCCAGTACTCGTTGCTGAGTAGGGGTATTGTTTATGACGGCACGAAGTTGTTCAGAGAACGCGGCCGTGAgatttcgtgctagcatgtccagatcacgacgggtcacggcttgattgttagcgtgacctgcggaagtgtctgtatctgtgctatgcactgTTGCAGTTTGTGTAGGATTCTTtttaggagccatgactttttgtttcaactccccacagacggcgccaaactgtttcggtaatgaaacgaggaagtgcaaaagacacttaaaatacctggagattgaTGGAAGAGTGATCCAGTGAAACGGTTTATAAGagaaagcgacttgaattcctgcaatacaacacgttagccttgtccggggggtgatctcccggaatacccctccgacgctcaagttagaacgtagatcggaagttaatgaatgacagattgtagaatgaatgcaagaaggaaggtcgggattgggattgctagtgctagtgctagAGTTTaggaaggctaaggaagtaatgtaagcaaggatactaggaaagctatttcagatgatcctccctccttgatggtagcctctatttataatggtgaagaaggggagttatttctgagaagaagtggactaacatgggagtagtgggagtaatgggaggtggactggtcagGGGAAGAATGGACAGTTATTCATCTGAAGCAAGGAGAGCCAAGCATATACGAAGAATGGAAGGTGGTGGGTGGTTATTCTCCTTAAAAGGAGGATAGCCACAGGAGAGGGATGGCAAAGGATTTAAGTATTCTGGAGGTAAAACCCCATGGGCCTGCCAAAGAAGAAAAGAGGTCCAGCCAAAAAGTCTATTGactaaaagtcaaagtcaaatcccgaaaggtcaaagggtattttagggatatgatgctaattatttaattaaaaacaataccaTGACAAATTTCAAATAGATTGATGTGCAAATTCATGAATTCATGAGAAATCTCACCAGGTTAGAGTACTTTTAAGAATTAATAACATTGCATTCATAGGAATTGATTATTCATACCAGCGAATTTGAGGAACATATTTCATTGTTTCGTTATTTCATATCATCACCACGCCGCCATTGTTAATTTATGAAGCACCCCATTGAAGACAATGAAGAATATTCATTGGCTGTGATGGTTTTTTTGACAGGGAGAATAGAGTTTATCTTGCTAAGAGAAGGGTGGAGTGGTTTTGGGCAAGTTACGAGGGTGGGTGACGATGGTGGGGGTGGTGTTGGAGGTGGGTTGGGCAAGGGGGTTGAAGGTGTGAACGGTGTAGCAGCCAACATataatctgattttttttttttgtcaaaaaactctttaatttattttttttatttaatcttttttacAAGTTACCTACAAAAGCAAGTTACTATTAGAGGAACAACATTCTTGGGTAAATAACctaataaatgagattatttatggttaataaaaattaaaattattgtaagaaatcagaaaaaggttgaattattcgtggtaattttgatgtaatttttttattggctGAATGTTTATTAGTAGAGATTTTGTATTGTTTGTAATTTATTGTCTAATGTAGTTTCGCACAGATTGAAGGAtgattgactatgatttttacaataaaataacttgcaatttcaaaattttattgcatttgtatttccttttttattGGTTGAGACAAATTTGCCTTGATTATTTTGTTGATCGATATTTACTAGATGAGACAAATTTGCAtaaattaattgataattgataagcACTCGcattaattaaaatcatattattatatactaaataaCATAACAAATCATATAATAATTTGCATAGAATCTTcaaaatatttatcaaaaaaataaactacaaTATAATTTGCATGAAGTCTTTTAGAACAATATTATTAGCATTTCAAAACACAAAAGCTTTGATTatcttaaacaaaattttaattttgtataataattaatttatagttttaaTAGATGGTTGCCAtattttttcctaattattgaCTGAGGCAAAATTGCATTTATTGGGTAACAGTTATTTATTGGCTGAGACAAATTTACATAGATTGTTTTTCTAATTGATATACTAAATAATCTTGAATTTGGAAAAGTTTAGATTCAATCAATAATATATGTTacactttaaattaaaaaattaaatttatgaggttaatatatatttttcccGTTGTTTTAAAAATCTAAACTTTTATAGATGTTTACAATAAGAAATAATGCACGGGTTTTATAATAGTGATAAGTTATTATAGACCGATTTCGCGTCACTTTGCTCCCCATTTGAATCACGAGTTTAGCCGAATATTCCACCTTTCTCCTCCTTTTGAACATTTTGCTCGtctttttcttccttcttccttttcaatcattttccttttttctttatcATCTGTCAAATTCAATGCTcaatatcttttgatttttagtaACCCTAACTCAACATTTAGGTCAGTTTTACCctactaatttaaaattttggtttGTAAAATTCACGTggtaaacttaaatttttaagtttttcatGTGGTATgcaaaatgttaagtttttggttaagttAAGTACTTATTTCAATTGGATTTTAAAATATGTGATCAAATAGGATGATTACGACGTTTATTTTTCGAAAAAAATGTCATCACGTTGGGTAAAAATagcattaaattaaaaaaaattttcactttTGTCTATCAGGTGGAAAAATTAAAAGGTCAAGATTaccacataaaataaaaaaaggttcgtttaccacgtggaaaaataaaaaatttagaattattatataaaatttctctaaaattaattaaatttgcaTACATTGCGATTTTAAAAACCATATGTATGAAACCCTTATATCTAGTTATAGTTACCCCTAGAGGACCCCTAATCAAATTGATTAGGATTATGTCTTACGTTAAGAttttaatagtcatatactttagCATAAATCCTTGTATGAAATAATATCACCATAAGATACATCTTAtacttgattaaataacctaataataaaaaatttctagcatatatatacttcttgttttgaaattatttcatcgagagacgatctctcataAGAATAACTCTTATTTTAGTTCCCATAGAATTAGTTGTAATTATCTTAAGCTTTGTAGTGGCTcctaattaaatttgatttaaattgtgTCCTATGATTTCAAGCATCATATACCCATAACTGTCCTTGTATTCAGTTGTACTTACCCTGAGGCAAGTTTTTTAGTGAATTCGAATAAACTATGTCatacattaaatttttaataattactaATTTATCCAGTTGTAATTAACCCTACTCAAGCTTTTAAGTGACCCCTAACCAAATTGATTGAAATCGTTACGCATCTAAGATGTTACAAGAACTATACATCCATAGTTACCCCTACATTCAATTGTAGCTATCCCTAGTTAAACTTTCTAATGACCCCTACTcacattaattaaaattgtgtCATACATcaacattttaaaaaacataCACCGGCAACAAGACAATGTGAGCTTACCATCATTGCTTTAAAATCATGAATTATCTTAAATGACGaattaaagtggttcaaattctTCAAAATGTGTTTCATAAGACAAATTTCTTCCAAACTAAACGAAAATCAAcagaaaatttaaagaaaagcatagaaaattaataaaattaattactttcATCAAATCAAATTCTTCAACTGCTATATTTAAGTCTAAGAAATTTAACTTATATTCAAATCAAAATCTCCATTTGATTTTGATTGAATACTGACGAATGAAGAATGTAAATAGAGAAGAAGATGGAGAAGCAGAGAAGAGAGTAAATCAAAGAGAAAGAATTAGAGAAGAATAGTAGGCTGAATGTCAAAATCCTTTGCTTCCAAAACAACACGTATCAAGTGACTTATAAAAGTCTAACCACTATGGGGCAACGTATAATTAGTAATTTTAAGGTGGATTCACTATAAAGTATTGTGGACCAAGACATTTACATCTATAGAGTCTGCTTCAGGGGCATATAAGATAAGCTCACAAGCCAACAAGGAGACATTATTAGCCACTAATCGATAAGCCCACGAGCCACCACAGAGACATTATTAGAGTTAAGGTCACGTTGGGCAAGCTATGGATCTAATAAACATTTGGCCTTTGGGGACAAAGGAAGAAACATCCTTTGATGGTTTTTACACTTGTATAAGAACGTTAATCCCCAAATATAAAGGCTTAAGGaggaaataaaaaagaaaattacacaTGGTAACATCGAACTTTTATAAAAAGGTAGcacttttataagattttttcacatggtagcatccagtttatgccttatctaactgccgtagcattttccgtttaatttaccattttgacgtttctacccttattaagtatttgttgttgtctttatattctgccctaaaccatttttatgctctcaaatgttcaattatcattttgatgtttaattcatcaacgttCTCAAATGTTCagacaaattataaagacaacaaccaatacttaataagggtagaaacgtcaaaatcataaattaaccgaaaattgacaagaattttacAGAAAATGCTACGAAAGTTAGATAAAGGCATAAActgatgctaccatgtagaaaaatcttacaaaagtgctatcactggcgtttcataaaagttcgatgctaccatgtgaaatttcccaAATAAAAATGCAAgcaatagaattaagaaattattCAAGGCAGTGAGAAGCAGGTTTTATCACGATTGGAGCATGTACCGCTTTTTCACATGAAAAAACCTGATTTCAAATCTCGCTGCCCACTTCTCTGGCTCTCCCCTCCCTCCATTGGAGCATGTACCGCTTTTCGCATGAAAAAACCTGATTTCAAATCTCGCTGCCCACTTCTCTGGCTCtctcaccccccccccccccccccccccccccccccaaaaaaaaaaaaaaaagaaaaaaaacagaaaaaaggaATTATTCAAGCGAGTGTCTTGACGCAAATATCATTGTGTTGCTCAATGTTTATCATACATGTTATGTTAGACTAAAATATCCAGGGCTTATGTCAGGTTCAACACCCAAGATAAACTTTCAGAATGTTATAAACAAGTAGGCTTACTCCTATGCGACGTCCCAGTGCTGTGAGCTACGTGGGACCAGAACTGGAAGATAGATAGATGGTAACACTCTTGAATCCCATACTTCTTGAGTGGCGTCCACAAGTGTACCTTTATAAACAGAAAAAGATGGAATTGATAAGGGGGAGATAAAGCCTATATACGGCAATATAATTAAATGAATCATTTGATACACCTCAAAAACATTACCTTAAATCAATGAAGCAATATTCATTTACGTATGTAGATAATTAGCCGCCATCATCAGCTCCAGAGTAATTTCAGGTTCAATGTGGAACTCAGTCTCCTTCCCACTACATTACACAGATCGGCATGTAAGTCAAAAAGAATGAAGGAAACAGCATCCAAAATGGTATTAAAGAACAGAAGTCAATTAATACAAATGACCACTAAGCACAGTTGCAAGTTTGAGAAACTAAAGAGAACTCTCCTTGCCCAGATGAAGAGTTCAGAATTACACTACGCCAAAGAAATACACTACCATATTGATACTGAAAAGAACTAAGAAGCATGGACTCTCCAATCAAACTACCAAGTATAGTTGTGTTTCACAGTTTAATCTGGATAACTTCGTTTAATTTTAACAGCTCTAGTGCAATAGCCGACTCAGCCATCAGAAACAACAGGTTCCTTGAGAAGCTTGCAAAATCTAGTCCTCAAAGTATTGTCTCCCAAGTCATTTGGGCTAACGATTTATCCATAATTGACAAGCAAAATGCAAAAGCAAGTATTATGGAGCAAAAGAAAATGGATTGCAGATATATTTGCAAATCAGATCACTACCACTTGGAGAAATTTCCAGTTTTGTAAAGATAAACCACAAAGAATATATAGAGATAAACATAAGAGGCTCGTCATGGCGAAGCACAAACCACATAGATGGCTAAAGCCTAAAAATCTCAAATATTCATCACTCAACAAAATCACCATACTCCCTCTATTTCACAGTATACCCACAATATTCATTGTTCCATAGTTTGGAAAAAACATCATCGCAAAATTTTCAACTTAAACTCTCCTGAAGTCGttgtttcttaaaaattataagcATCACTTACACTACTTGAGAAAGTTATTCTACCCAATTCACTTATTATAGGCTTACGCTATGCAATAGAATATGTATGATTCCAACACCACCTTAAATGCTTTGTGTTCTGAACTAGGAAGGGAATGAATAAATTAGGTGCAAGAGAAAGCAATGGGGATGTGTATTGAACTCAGCACAAGAAGATCCAATCTAACAACCCAAGCCATAAGCCATATACAGAGCTTATTGAAACAGAGCATTTTCGAATCTCATACTGAATATTCTCTCATTTCACAAAATTATCCACAGAACGCACAGGTTGCAGTTCAACATTACTACTTGTACTACTCTATGAGCCCCCtatttgaggtgtcttccaAATAAAGTTTTGTTTATGAATATGATGCAATCCCTCGTGTTAATTATTTACTCCTGCATTCCTAAATATTGTCCCCATTTAAGTTAAGTGTATTGGAACTTTTCATTGGGTATAGGGCCTATGGGCACACATTTaaaaagaagtaaaattaaCACTCCTCAGAATAAGTTTAAACTTACAATCAGACATATTCAAGAAGTAAGCCAAGCCCTACATGATGATGAAACAACCATACACTTTTCAGATGACAGCAACAAATAATCTCGTGTTGCAGAGAGCAACAGCAATACAAGAGCTAAGAACCAGTATAATGCACATTGAATTGAATCTTTACAAGCTTTATGAGAAAATTTAAGGACGTAAACAAAGAAGACAACTACATTAACGCCTCAATGTATATACTGAAAAAACAGGTTTTCAAGTCTTGAGTGTGATTGTGTGAGAAACCAGTACATGTTTCATCTGTATGCATTCTTGCATCACAACATCAGTTATGCAAGTGGTGATCCTAAATTGTAATTGCTCTTATCCagatttttaaaatcttttttttcaataaatgaAATCATGAAAAGGAGACAAGAACACAAAAGAGAAAAAGATTGCAAGCCTAGACAATGGCCATACAGACACATGAAATCCTAGCTGAAAACCAGTGTAAGGAGTTTAGCAGGTCATGCAAAAAGGTACAATATATAGGCCAAGACCTTACCTGTTAGCAGGGTCACCTAAAATGAATGGCTTCATTTGAGTATCCAATGTAAACATATTGTCACAATCTTTTATAAACGGAATTGGCACAAAATTGGATGCAGAATAACACAAAGTTCATTATAAATGGACAGAAGTTGTGAAATCTATTCACATAACTATGTTGCCCTTTTAGAGATGTAGCCATCACTCAACAAAGTATCCAAATAAGGGTGATGCATTTTAGAACTTGATGGTGGTTGCAGAT
The sequence above is drawn from the Amaranthus tricolor cultivar Red isolate AtriRed21 chromosome 5, ASM2621246v1, whole genome shotgun sequence genome and encodes:
- the LOC130814067 gene encoding uncharacterized protein LOC130814067 — protein: MAPKKNPTQTATVHSTDTDTSAGHANNQAVTRRDLDMLARNLTAAFSEQLRAVINNTPTQQRVLEDMAAQIKNLKERIEPHPEIPKSHESQEGNSRTSHSSRRNKNRRERSKTYPHPGTTDTRDGDSKTATPDARTFLESKKRKASESVQSLLDKRREERKKAELAGSSRPLISATMPRNEATKSVLPEEPISLVSPLAMEILNTPNPGKIKVPNMAAFDGTSCPQEHMTAYKNLMLLYTTNSSLWCKFFPTTLTGVALTWYTSLPGGSIHKFAQLEDKFLGHFVASKRQEKSNFHLLSVTQLEGESISSYLKKFHEAVLEVTDLEESVALNALINGMKAQRLKFQLVESQVKTYAEAMKQCQSYVTASEICQAHDPKRRKSEKKEAGSSLQSSRRREEHSPRGKNYMPRRPGPPSDMGPPRARQVYVAGGETRTRNLGDGGNDPMFNRNRRDIFFAVRDQLPAPPPVTTPSNRRNYNLWCDYHKEHGHTLAQCRELKRILHQLADEGKLSRFINRRDYDAGREGERRPWQQKRRSPKRNEARRESSDTQGTINMIFGGYTEEYPTIRAAKNSVHTLLKGPPMAASKGPVMKFDATTSQPLQQPHTDPLVVTLKIGQMKVRRVLVDTGSTADLITMECLRKMKFEEKHLQPLDKPLIGFGGSQVIPLGTIILPVRVGEKNESRTMPIRFTVVDLNFPYNAIMGLPLINKIKAAIFPHQLLLQFETDNGQVGILKGDQVTARQCLVNTLKRRSSETPAKRKREDKVPADMSVYRENPNTHERSRPIERYEEVDMFKGKQIKIGKDLPDTVKQDIVATIAEFRDVFAFCTEEMPGIPTSVACHKLDIKPGHKPVKQKLRHQGRERTEAAKEEVEKLLRAGFIKECQYSEWLSNVVLVKKPNGKWRMCVDFTDLNKACPKDDYPLPKIDRLVDSTAGHALLSFMDANAGYHQIPLATEDQPHTAFITSTGVYCYKVMPFGLKNAGATYQRMVNKVFQSQIGRNLEVYVDDMITKSKQASQHAADLRETFLTLQKHQMKLNPDKCVFGVTGGKCLGFLVDERGIEANPDKIQALQNMRSPTSVKEVQKLTGCIAALGRFLSKSADKCSPFFKTIKQQKFEWTAEAEESFRQIKEHPSTLPKLVSPIKGEKLVLYVSVSEYSLSGVLVAEREKKQFPVYYVSHAFRGSEGNYGEVEKVIFTIVMASRKLKPYFQSHQIIIRTDQPLKKILEGKNKSSRVTDWANQLADFGIEYEPRTAIKAQALADFIAESTFPCHPEPNQKWKLYVDGSSTQSASGAGLLIMSSAGVRMERAVRFEFAASNNEAEYEALLMGLRICYEAGAKNLSAFSDSQLIVGQVNGEFEAKDDSMKMYLQQVKEFVQKFDKFTLEHIPRSQNAQADSLAKLASSAETSAARDIIWEVLPNPSINFMVNTIDRSDTWMEPYIEYLRNQTLPQDKSQANMLQKKARWFELHEGTLYKKSYTHPLLKCVSPEEGNYILREIHEGGCGIHQGVRTVIGKVLRSGYYWPSLREDAEYLIKRCPECQYHSKIGRKPSNYLTAIQAVLPFDKWGMDLLGPFPPAKGQRKFIIVAIDYFTKYVEAEALSSITDKQVCQFIWRNIITRYGIPRVIITDNGRQFVSKNTIEYCDKFNIQIRFSSVSRPQTNGQVESANKEILNGIKKKIEGVKGNWDEELPGILWASRTTIKDATGHTPFSLVYGSEAVLPVEIGIPSTRVTYYSHDENEEGKRANLDLLPETRGNAMLRSIAQKQKMIRSFNRHVKTRRIQMGDLVLRKIEATGKIVEKGKLGAKWDGPFKVTRIIKPGTFELEDMKGKKLPRPWNGDHLKKFYI